In Setaria italica strain Yugu1 chromosome I, Setaria_italica_v2.0, whole genome shotgun sequence, the genomic window ATGTGCCGGGGTGTACCTTGGCCTCCAAAAAGGTAcccctcatcctcttcctcgtcgtcctcaAATATGATGTTCTCATCACAATCTGATGCAACATTAGCACAAGAGTGATGAGACAAACGTATTTACATAGGTAGAATAATAGCATGCAGGAAGCACGTGCAACATTTACCGTCCTCTTCCATGGAGGCATGTGTCTCTGCCTGCCCACCATGTGGAGGCATTGAATACGGCTCGTCAACAACAGATGGTTGTGTCTGAATACCTGTAGCGTCATTAGGTGCAGGCCTAGTATTTTCTGCGAAAGATTAATTGCGGTGAGACATAGAAGAGGTATTGACAAATAAgcaaagtgaatttcttttTACCGGCTCCAAATACATTAGATGCAGTGAAACGATGGGAGTCGCGAGCGTCCGTTTGGGTGCCACCTTTAGTAGTAGAATAGCAGTAGGATAAATGTAGGTTACTTTAAATatcataataatataatatatgaaTACTAAGGTGGGCAAAGGATGTGAGCTAATTACCATTGTCCATGACACAAGACGTTTGAGTTGGCTGGCTCGTATAATTGAATTTTTCACAAGCAGGCCATTTGGTATTTCTGCCAATGGTTGCTTCAAACATTTGATTACGCTGGTTTAGACGTGAATTCCTAATTCCAGGAGTCACATGCTTGCTATGGATGGTGTGGTTTGCAGGGACCAGCTGGGGGGTAACGACTGTAGGGGATTGCTCCACAGCTGACTGGATGTAAACAGGCCTGCCGTTTACAAGGGGGATTTCCATATCATCCGATATTCTTAACGGCGATTTATCAGCAAGAGGGAATACCAGCTCCGGGGTAAAGTGAGGGCTTGCCATAGCGATAGAGTCAGGATGCAAATTGCTCGCCCGTCGTTCCTTAACCATCTTTTTATAGTCTCTGCTGGCCTGTCTTCTTTTCTCTATATTGTCCTGTGGCGTCATCAATAATTTCTTTGCAGCTCTCAAATCACGCTGCCTCTTATTTATTAGAGCCCTCTGCCCCGAAGACATTGCCGCCCTACGTGCCCTATCCCTTCTACGCCTACGCTCGTTAGGTGTGAGGTCATTATCATCCATGGAACATGGTTCTAATCCAGCACCTAAAAAATGAGTTGCATTGATGTTTGGTTAATGTGTTTGGTGCATTAAGATGGCAACCATTGAGAATAACAAGATATCTGTTTGATTTATGAAGAATAAATATGATCCATGTGTTATATTTAGCAATGTGTCAGAATATTTATATCAAACATTAAAGATAATGGCAATTAACAATCCAATATAGCAGCAATATTTAAATGTTGCCAACATACACATAATTAATTAATGCGATGTTTTCATAAACATATAATGAAATATTACGAAACAAAGGTACAAATTATACATGTAAAGGAAGCATTCATAATCAAAAGCACTAATAATTAGCCAGCACGGGATTACCTGCTTCACCCACAGGGCTACTACAACTTTCATCCCAAACGTCCCCCATGTCACCAAAAGTATCATCATTGTTGCGTAATGCGGTGTTTATATCTAAAAAAGTTTTAGAGTTAGAAATTCCTGAAATCATAGCCATATCATATGATTATTAAGCACAGGTTACCTCCTTCACATAGAGGGCTGATACAACTATGATCACATAAATCTTCCATCTCACCACATGGAGCCTCATCATTGATTAAACCAACATCTCCATCTTTAAAAGATCATAAAAGTAAAGCACCTTCTGATACATTCATGTTTTCCAAAACAACAAAAGTGTGTAGGCGCACCTGATTCATTTGTCCCCACATGAAGTCTGTATTTGTTTTCTCCCAAATCTCCCCTATGGAGCCAGCCATCGTTTTCATCTACCTCCATGTGTACAGTGTCATCTACGTAAACTCCAGAGTGTCAATATTTTATCATGACAGATAAGGATGCAAGAGTGAAGATAAACAAAGAACACAATAGTACCTTGATGATGGTTTGGAATGTGCTGAATGGCACCCTGTTCAGTTTTTCTCCTCATACGCCTCTCACGGATTGTACGGTTATATTTGATCCTCTTCTCATCAGACATTGTTGCAACTAGCAATCTCTTGCGCTCTCTATCACGTTCCTTAGGATATACATGATGTGGGGTTTGCGTACCTTCATCATATTGGAATGACACAATGAGTAACAATAGTACATCACGAACCAAATGTCCAACCGTATCCTCACCTTGGATTGTTGTGTTGGTGAGATCTGTAAAAGGTTTCCTATCCCGCATTGACCCGGATGGTTCCATCAAAACGATAGTCCCTGCACAAACTTCAGAAGAGGCAAAATACCCTTTCACTCTTCTGCCACAAAATTTGCAATTGTTTTCACGATCGAGAAGTCCATATAACATACACTAAGAAGGGGAATTATTGATTAACTGATAATATGTCATAGCTAACAAATGACGATCCCATGGTTCACTCAGCTATAAGTAAGAATGAATGCAGATGAAGATTAATCCAAACCTATAATTACTCTTTAAAGTGTATGTTATATCAAGATACACTTCAGTAACTATTTACTGTAGTTGCATCAAGATACACTTCAGTAACTATTTACTGTAGTTGCATCAAGATACATGAGACTTGAAAATTAATATTCATTGATATATTTCATGAGCATGTGCTGGCAAATGGATGCAAGTATAAAATACATCACAACAGTATGAGGAAGCAATAATAAAGCTTGCTTCCAAGTGAAAGTAGCCAAACTGAGATAGGTTATTCTTGCCATGCGTTTAATCAACATGTAAACCATAGCATGTAAACAAATAATGTAAAAAGTAATCAGGTCAGCCTAACAAAAATTCCAGTGTTTCCAAGTAATTGATCAGGTCAGCTAACACACAAGATAAGAATCATGGTTAAAGCATGAAGTGCACACTAATGATTAAAGTAAAAGCAGGTATATAGGATGCTTAAACTAAGGATCGtaattattttgaaaaaaaagtctACAGCTGATAGAAGATGGGTGTTTATAGCTCCACAGCTAATTAGCTTTCCATTCATATGCAACTTTGAAGGATTTATTTTCACCAATGCAGCAAGAGTTTCCAAAGCTGGTACAACTATCTCAGGGTCTGATGATGCCAGGAGAACAATTTATGTGTAATGcatctttttttaatttgcAACGGCGGGTACAATTTGACATTTTAAACTGTACATAGGTACACCAAAGTGGTGCCATTTATGTGTATTGTTTTAAACGGAACATGTGAATGAATTATTAGAAGGTAACACTCCTTGTGAAAATAAGCACCTAGATAGTGGTTAACCATTACTGGAACTGTACTTCTACATCTGCAAAATTGCTAACCGAGGGGGGATGTGCTCAATGCATCATTTTATTTTTGTAGATGGCTGTATAGCACTATGTTTTGTCAAACATGGCAGCAGCAAAAATTATGAGGCAAGAACAGCACAGATCAAGCAGCTAATAGGAAGCTAATATCCTGTGCCAGATCAATCATGGCAGCAGCAAAAATTATGTGGCAAGAAGAAAAATTGTGTGGAAAGATGAAGAAAAATTATGTGGGACAGATCAGCAAAAATTGGAGAGGACAACCAAAGGTATTCAATATGTGAACTGGATCTAATTACTACATGTTACCTTTCGCAAAACACTGCTTGCTGGAGCAGTAGGCTCAACCCGACGAACAAAAACACCCTTCAAGAGAAAAGCAAAATGGAATGTCAAAGGAAAGCACTGGAGACTATGGTCACACTTTATTTGAGGGGCTGAGATACTTGTGATTCTTAAATCTTGGTAGACAGATATGGCTTTCTATAAAGTTCTCCGCTTAGGATACTCGTGCTATGCAATCTGGATCCTTTggataaaaaaaactatattaCTGAATCCTTTGATAAGTACTTAACTATACTACTGAATCCCGGTAATAAATGGCCTGATGTCAAATAGCAGATCAAAATTGGCAAATATCAATCAGAACGTCATTGCTTTGTGACTAAATACTGAAAATCATTGTTGTTTTAGATCACCATTTGCTTTAACCATGAGATAGCCATTCGAGGGTGACACCACCAAAGAACACAGTGAAGTCAATAAATAGAAGTCCTCCTTAAAGCAACACCTATACTTGGTAAAGGATCGTATGAAGATGCAACTCAAAGAAAGAACAATTTAGTATTCTGCCTAGCAAATGCCTAGCAAGAAAGAACAATTTAGTTTAAAGTAAAAGCAGGTTATAGGACGCTTAAACTAAGGATCGTAATTAGTTTGAAAATAAAGTCTACAGCTGATAGCAAATACCTGTGAGCAAAAGCTTACAGTGGCCGAGGTAGATGGCTCCAGATGTACACCTCTACCTGAATGCTCTGCCACTTTCTTCACAGAGGAACAAAGAGAATCTTTGAGCTATACCACATGACAATTAATCAACGACCAATTAACTAAAATTACCTGTATCTTTAAGCTAACAGCATCTATTATTCTCTGTTCCAGAACAATCTGCCTCTGCAAGGTGACAGAAAGTTTTAGGTAAATTGACAACTTTTGCAATTTTTCCTGGCACAGAGACAGACAACAAAGAAAGAGCACATTACAGGAGATGTCTTGGTTCACAATGATAAACATCGGATATCAAAATAACAACAACAATCCTTTGGTCCCAAGCAAACTGGGTAGGCATGTGTATAAATAAGATCTGTGAACAACACCTTTTGTAATGGCACTACAGATTCACACAACTGTGATTGCTTCAGAGTTTGAACAGAGAAACAAGCAGCCCTCCCTGAACAAAATAACACGTTGGGATTTCTAGAGCAGGTTCAAGATCTCTAGCGGTGTAGGAGtgataatataaaaggaatatGGAATCCCCTTTGCTTTTTCACCACTAAGGCATGATGCAGTTTTCCTAATTTCTACCATGTACTACTACACGCAGGGTGAAATGTTCAGAATAAACTTCAAGTCTTGGCTTAAATATTGTTCATTCTAATGGCAGGCTTTTATACATGTTCATAAAGATCTGATGGAAAGGGAAACATCAATGGATAAATTAATATGTGGAGATGTGAGATTTGGAAAAACAGAAGTCACAGTGTATGCTATACTCATTGTTGTATCTACATAATATCAAGCTATGGTTCTCATGTCAACGATAATACTTGCCAAGCAACAATGATGCAATGATCGAGTGTTCTGCCAACTATCCAGACATAAAGGTTGCCATATTTAGTGATGCTCAGGTATGCCATGGAAGAAATCAAGTTTAGTCGGAAACtactaattcatttcaaattattTTCCTTTCAGGAAAATAAATGGGCTTCAGGATAGTTCTTATAATTTATCAAGGTAAAGACCATTCAATGGCTCTATTTTAGAATTTAAATTAAGTTATGTCCAATAGCTATTTCTGAAGCCTAACCCCTGGACATTCGTGCTAGCTCCTTCTGCACAGTCTTCAGTTTTTTAGCTTCTACATTTTGTTGACTATAGAAATATAAAAGCAAAGAGCTCCTCATCATCCTTGAAAAAAATCATTAAACTGAGCATCAGCATCAAATCTATACTAAGAACTGAAAATGAATAGCAGCCACCGCCCACCAGATCAATTCAAATACCTCTATTCTCGCGTTGAAGGAGCAGCTGGTCatactctttcttttttcttgtgacTTCCTGCGCATGCCTCCACCATTGCTGCCTTGTCCCTCCACTTGACAACCTAATGCACAAGAGCTAATATTGTAGGCAGAAAAAAGGGGTGTATTGCTGCTTGAAACAACTAATTAAGAATGCATCTTGGCAACCAAGAGTTCAGGCAAATCAGCCGCGGGAGTCATCGAACTGACGCTGCTGCTAGGGCTGATGAATGAGTCCCCACAAAAAATTCCAGAACAGGCAACAGATTCTAAGAAACTGATAAGTACCGTGATCAGACCCAACGAACTGAAGAAGTACCGGATAATCAAAGCTCGAAAAGGCCTTTGGCGTGCTGCGGAGATCTGGCTGTCGGCGTTCCGGCGACTCAGGGAGGGGCGGAGTCACTTGCGGCGATGCGGCGACTCAGGATGGGGCCGCGGCTTCTAGTGGCGCGGAGGTAaggaaagggaggggcggcggcggatggcgacggcgggatggcgacgggcgacggaggGAGTGGTTGCGCCGACTGCGGCTtctggcggcgcggaggcgaggaaagggaggggcggcggtggatggcgacgggcgacggaggAAGtgttggcggcggcagcggcttctGGCGCGACGAGTGACGGACGGAGTggcggcagctgcggcggctTAGTGCGGCACGGaggcgaggaaagggaggggcgggATGGCGATGGGCGACTGAGGGAGttttggcggcggcggatggcaaCGCAGGGGTAAGGATCGCAGGTCGGAGGGATCCGCGCGAAGGGAAACAGACGGGGGAGGAATCGCGCGCGACTGAAATCACGGAATCTCCAGGTCAACGTCTTCCGCGCGCAGGGTGCTGAAAGCGGACAGCCGAGAATGCTCGGAGCGAGGGACATCGCCCGCCGGTCGAATGACAGACCGTTTTTTGTGTcctctttgcttttttttataGTAGAGATGATAAGCATCATCAGTTTATCACACCTGCCCCCGACACGTCAGCACAACCGAGTCAACCTGACCGTATGGTCGGGTGATTCATAGAGAGGAACAAAAGCTTATTTGAGGCTAGCAATTTGCAAATTTCCGCGGTCAATTTCAAATCCGAAAACACAGCACGTGTGCGTTCTCGGCCCAAACACATCTGCAGATTACCGAGCCCATTCCGCCCTCGGACAGCCTGGCCCGTTGCTGCGGTGGACGATCGAGAACTAGTGCCCGGATTGGGCTTTGCTTCGATCTGCCAGCTGCAGCTAGCAACTGGTTGACCGCCCCCGCCCCATCCGCTGCGTCAGACGGACCAATCACCCCGGAGGTGTTCAGCCGgcgatggcggaggcggcgacgggggcggtgcGGGTGCAGAAGGTGCGGGGGAGGTCGGCGCTGACCCGCTGCTTCGCCAGGTACCCGCTCAAACTCATCGCCCCCTCCAAGATGGGCCCCGCCTCCTGCGACGCAGTCTGGCTGTACGCCCTCACTACGGCGGCGGCATCGTCTCCGTGAGTCCGGGACCTCCCCTTTCGATTCTCTACACTTACCGCTGCGCCATTGCTGGGTACTTGCGGTTCAGATGTGGTTGGTGTAGTCTGACGGTTCCTGGTGCTGCGCGCGCCTTTGCAGGGGGATACCATCTCGTGCACGGTCAGCGTCGGCGATGGCTGCACGGCGGCGATCACCACGCAGGCTTCCACCAAGGTATGCCTGCTGCTATTCTGCTCCGTTTCATGCCTTTCTAACTGTTTAGGTTATCAGGTACATCTGGTTCTGGACACGTTAATTACTCTGCTGCTGGTTGCTATGCTTGTAGTCTGTTCTGTTGTAATTTCAGACCCAGATTACTTAATGAAGCTTGACTCTAGGCTTTGTACATAGGCCATGACTGTTTTCTGTGGTCTTGTGATGCATATCAGTTTATGTGGTATTGTACTGTATAGACTATAGACCCTTAATCAGCAATGTGTGTCCAGTAAATGTATAATGAACAGGAGCCTATGAGCCCTCCTGGTGCACTCTGTTACTGCTTTTGGACATTGAAGCATGCCCTACATGGGTAATATCTTCCTTCGTTGATGGTAGAAACTAGTAATTTTTCATCACAATGAACACAAGAACTAGTGTAACTCTTCAATTGGGAAGCTCTACCACAGGTTGGACAAGATTAAAATGGGGGTATTTCGACCATGAACCTTTCCttttaatttcaacaaaggAATTAGCTAGCTGATGGCATTCTCTTGCCATGATTGTTTTGACTAGCAGACTTTGGATCATTCTCCAGCATTTCTGCTTTCTTTTAGCTGAGTTATCATTATGCTTCAGTAGTCATGCATTGACAAGTTCTGTCATCAAAATGTCAAACTAAAGGCCTTATTTATTCCCTGATTGACAAGTCCTTGTCTAACAAGTTTGTAGCTGAAAATGTCAACTGAAAAGCTACTTTCCTTGAAATTGGTTGTGTATTTCCTGATCAGCAAGTACTTGTGTAACAAGTCCATCACCAAAGATGTCAACTCAGAAGctattttttcttaaaatttgTTTGTGTTTCCTGATTGTGAAGTACTTATGTAGGTGTACAAGGCTGTGGGCTCAAAATGTTCTGAGCAGTTGCTAGAGGTAATGCTTCTCCGGATACAATTGGTTATAGGAATGGCTGAAAACGCCCTAATCTTAATTGCATGCTTAATCTGAAAGCAGGAAACAACATGATTGAGCATTTATTACATGCAGTAGGCCAGGGTTGGAGAAGATGCCTTGCTTGTTGTTATTCCTGAACCTGTAACTTGCTACTCAACCGCTCGATACCACCAGAAGCAAGTTTTTCAAGTCTCTGCCAATTCAAACTTAGTAGTTGTAGATTGGTTTACAAGTGGTCGTTATGAGTGTGGAGAAAAAT contains:
- the LOC101786223 gene encoding LOW QUALITY PROTEIN: urease accessory protein D (The sequence of the model RefSeq protein was modified relative to this genomic sequence to represent the inferred CDS: inserted 1 base in 1 codon) produces the protein MAEAATGAVRVQKVRGRSALTRCFARYPLKLIAPSKMGPASCDAVWLYALXYGGGIVSGDTISCTVSVGDGCTAAITTQASTKVYKAVGSKCSEQLLEARVGEDALLVVIPEPVTCYSTARYHQKQVFQVSANSNLVVVDWFTSGRYECGEKWDFSIYKSVNHIFLGDQPLFIDSVLLEQGSSFSIAEQMQEYNVIAMVVLLGPKLKSIQEQMQAEVRKLMSGQLRPPTSGGSLYATRSRPPQRPQRPPLIASCSPFGRTGTGMVARVAAVSTELVYSFLRHHLAALEPFLGASPYAAP